In a genomic window of Acholeplasma hippikon:
- a CDS encoding S1 family peptidase has protein sequence MLKKLILLLGAFGLLLFVCLYDFTPTQAVIPDEPINHSPIENSADSSRSVLKLVHTLQGNNQMLNKTASAVVIHEDETYYYAITNYHVLDKDNYETVALDLYDYLGNQYQASKISLNQAQQLISEIYDLGLIKFEKLASEFVIPDVRTNPLNSTVLLTAVGYPNGTRSITNGYYQNMVNIENFPFQVISHNVSITHGNSGGGLFDASGKLVGINVAAALDLNGDLVQSYAIPTSKVLEYLSLFNL, from the coding sequence ATGTTAAAGAAATTAATACTTCTCTTAGGTGCATTTGGTTTATTACTCTTTGTATGTTTATATGACTTCACGCCTACACAAGCTGTGATACCAGATGAACCAATAAATCATAGTCCAATTGAAAATAGTGCCGACAGTTCAAGGTCAGTTCTAAAGCTTGTGCATACATTACAAGGAAACAATCAAATGTTAAATAAGACAGCAAGCGCTGTTGTTATTCATGAAGATGAAACTTACTATTATGCAATAACCAACTATCACGTTTTAGATAAAGATAATTATGAAACTGTTGCACTAGATCTATATGATTATCTGGGCAATCAATACCAAGCATCAAAGATTTCATTAAACCAGGCACAACAATTAATTTCAGAAATTTATGATTTAGGTTTAATAAAGTTTGAAAAACTAGCTAGTGAATTTGTGATTCCAGATGTAAGAACAAATCCATTAAATTCAACTGTTTTATTGACTGCTGTGGGCTATCCAAACGGCACTAGGTCAATAACTAATGGTTACTATCAAAACATGGTAAATATCGAGAATTTTCCGTTCCAGGTGATTAGTCATAACGTATCAATCACACATGGAAATAGTGGTGGTGGCTTGTTTGATGCTTCTGGGAAACTTGTTGGGATTAATGTTGCAGCTGCGCTAGATCTAAATGGGGATTTAGTTCAAAGTTATGCAATTCCAACAAGCAAAGTTTTAGAGTATTTAAGTTTATTTAATTTATAA
- a CDS encoding helix-turn-helix transcriptional regulator — MELPKLKEFREAAKLSQRDIAKLLDMTQANYWALEKGKSIANAKQILQLCDLFKCTPNDLFGIRGIYEVATKGWDDDEA; from the coding sequence ATGGAATTACCTAAACTGAAGGAATTTAGAGAGGCCGCTAAGTTAAGTCAACGAGATATTGCTAAATTACTAGATATGACACAAGCAAACTATTGGGCTTTGGAGAAAGGCAAATCAATAGCTAATGCAAAGCAAATCCTACAATTATGTGATTTGTTCAAATGCACTCCAAATGATTTATTTGGAATTCGCGGAATATATGAAGTCGCAACTAAAGGATGGGATGATGATGAAGCGTAA
- a CDS encoding DnaD domain protein: MMKRNLSLRIRQTQLLKFKPKPTNVFPIQSYDDYVYHQFLNTKDIEYFSNEKNFIHILENFSLNLTIYNKKNAIDFFMEYYYGSILPIEPGIMNCVLFYTLMSKNGHFTNKTYLSKVIENWYSIGIDTTVKAYFHMMYEISYKKNKSLHLNSLRYFRSKYNYSSMDVANFLNVPESVYLQMERNTLPLNSTQIINLCNLFKCSADDLLFYSKIFEKITVNWDV; this comes from the coding sequence ATGATGAAGCGTAATCTTTCCTTAAGAATCCGCCAAACTCAACTACTTAAATTTAAACCCAAACCAACTAATGTTTTTCCTATTCAAAGTTATGATGATTATGTATATCATCAATTTTTGAATACTAAAGATATAGAATACTTTTCTAACGAAAAAAACTTCATTCACATATTAGAAAACTTTTCACTAAATTTAACTATCTATAATAAAAAAAATGCAATAGATTTTTTCATGGAATATTATTATGGATCAATATTGCCTATTGAACCAGGAATTATGAACTGTGTCCTTTTCTATACTCTTATGAGTAAAAATGGTCATTTCACAAATAAAACTTATTTAAGTAAAGTAATAGAAAATTGGTATAGTATTGGAATTGATACAACAGTCAAAGCCTATTTCCACATGATGTATGAAATCAGTTATAAAAAGAATAAATCATTACACCTTAACTCACTTAGATATTTTAGATCTAAATATAATTATTCATCTATGGATGTTGCAAATTTTTTAAATGTTCCTGAGTCAGTTTATCTTCAAATGGAAAGGAATACGCTTCCGTTGAACTCCACACAAATAATCAACCTATGTAACTTGTTTAAATGCTCAGCCGATGATTTGCTTTTCTATTCAAAGATATTTGAAAAAATTACAGTTAATTGGGATGTTTAA
- a CDS encoding tyrosine-type recombinase/integrase → MTIKELTEKHLNKIALELSKGTYEHYKSHYQHLVSWCEKNEVINVEDLTESKLTKYIFEMKEVCSNRTINMRIGNLQRCYRAFGIEFEYLQRIPKLKQRLVTYDYIELADIRRMRKYFYSLPMTERNIYEAAVFLILMETGCRRTELINIEKKNIDFEYNLIKFTKTKTFEDRIVPFKEKTAPIIQELCKMNTDKYLFVNPNTNKQMTKSDLENLMRKYKRKFNFEKFHAHMFRHSFATIMIDSGVDRKTLQRMTGHSDGKSLDRYIHIRQSKIMSDYKDKFLID, encoded by the coding sequence ATGACAATCAAAGAATTAACTGAAAAACATTTGAATAAAATTGCTTTAGAACTATCTAAAGGAACATATGAACACTATAAGTCACACTATCAACATCTAGTATCTTGGTGCGAAAAAAATGAAGTTATTAATGTTGAAGATCTAACAGAATCAAAACTTACAAAATATATTTTTGAAATGAAAGAAGTTTGTAGCAATAGAACTATAAACATGAGAATAGGAAATCTTCAGAGATGTTATAGGGCGTTTGGAATAGAATTTGAATATTTGCAAAGAATACCTAAACTAAAACAGAGATTAGTTACATATGATTATATTGAGCTTGCTGATATAAGGAGAATGAGAAAATATTTCTATTCTTTACCTATGACCGAGAGAAATATATATGAAGCTGCAGTGTTTTTAATTTTAATGGAAACGGGCTGTAGAAGAACAGAGCTTATTAATATTGAAAAGAAGAATATTGATTTCGAATATAATTTAATTAAATTTACAAAAACAAAAACATTTGAAGATAGAATTGTTCCGTTTAAAGAAAAAACAGCTCCAATTATTCAAGAGCTGTGTAAAATGAATACTGATAAATATTTATTTGTAAATCCAAATACAAATAAACAAATGACTAAATCAGATTTAGAAAATTTGATGAGGAAATACAAAAGAAAATTTAATTTTGAAAAATTTCATGCACATATGTTTAGGCACAGTTTTGCAACAATAATGATTGACTCTGGTGTTGATAGAAAGACCTTGCAAAGAATGACTGGACATAGTGATGGGAAGTCGTTAGACAGGTATATACATATCAGACAAAGTAAAATTATGTCAGATTACAAAGATAAGTTTTTAATTGATTAA